From the Gaiellales bacterium genome, one window contains:
- the cofD gene encoding 2-phospho-L-lactate transferase, with the protein MTASPVTVLAGGVGGARFLQGVIGVVPAEHVVVIGNVGDDVEPHGLHVSPDLDTVVYTLTGWIDEEKGWGVVGDSDRALERARALGADAWFWLGDLDIGLHLARTEALRRGEPLSTVTARIAERLGLPVRLVPATDDRLRTMIDTPDGEIDFQTYYVRRRHADTVTGIRFDGAEVARPAPGVADALRDAAAIVIAPSNPLISVGPILAVPAIRELVAARSALCVAVSPIVAGRAIRGPAAAMLESLGHDPSPAGVAAIYEGLVDVLVIDEQDAEHADAVEARGMRAVVVDTIMRDAAARERLARAALDAAGALA; encoded by the coding sequence TGACCGCGAGCCCCGTCACGGTTCTCGCCGGCGGCGTCGGCGGCGCCCGCTTCCTGCAGGGCGTGATCGGCGTCGTGCCGGCCGAGCATGTCGTCGTAATCGGAAACGTGGGAGACGACGTGGAGCCGCACGGGCTGCACGTATCGCCTGACCTGGATACCGTCGTCTACACGCTGACCGGCTGGATCGACGAGGAGAAGGGGTGGGGGGTGGTCGGCGACTCGGACCGCGCCCTCGAGCGCGCTCGTGCGCTGGGCGCGGACGCCTGGTTCTGGCTGGGCGACCTCGACATCGGGCTGCACCTGGCGCGAACCGAGGCGCTGCGGCGCGGTGAGCCGCTGAGCACCGTCACCGCCCGGATCGCCGAGCGCCTGGGGCTCCCGGTCCGGCTTGTGCCCGCCACGGACGACCGGCTGCGCACGATGATCGACACGCCGGACGGCGAGATCGACTTCCAGACGTACTACGTGCGCCGCCGGCACGCCGACACCGTGACCGGCATCCGGTTCGACGGGGCCGAGGTGGCGCGCCCGGCCCCCGGCGTCGCCGACGCGCTGCGCGATGCCGCCGCGATCGTGATCGCGCCCTCGAATCCGCTGATCTCGGTGGGACCGATCCTGGCCGTGCCGGCGATCCGCGAGCTGGTCGCCGCGCGATCCGCGCTCTGCGTCGCGGTCAGCCCGATCGTCGCCGGGCGCGCGATCAGGGGGCCGGCCGCCGCCATGCTCGAATCGCTGGGCCACGATCCGTCACCGGCCGGGGTCGCGGCGATCTACGAGGGGCTCGTCGACGTGCTCGTGATCGACGAGCAGGACGCCGAGCACGCCGACGCCGTCGAGGCGCGGGGGATGCGCGCGGTGGTCGTCGACACGATCATGCGTGACGCGGCCGCCCGGGAGCGGCTGGCCCGAGCGGCGCTCGACGCTGCCGGGGCGCTCGCGTGA